AAAATGTGTGTCAATCAAGTAATTAGGCTCAAAAAACAGATTGCCAAGTCCCGGGTGGGACAACACATTTTCGCGGCGTAGTAATTGTTGTTCATGTTTGTCAGATTTTAAAGTTGATGGAAGTTGAGAAGGGTTGATAAAAGTTGATGAATCGCGGCGTACTTTATGTTATCAACCCCATAAACCCTCATCAACTTTTACCAACCATTTAGTAAACATCCTCCAGGTACCGCCGCTGCTTTTTCAAACCCTTCAAATACTCCGCAGCAAAGTCCGCGTCGCGACCACTTTCTTTCTCAATGATTTGTAAAACAGCATTTTGCACATCGTGCGCCATCCTATCCTTGTCGCCGCAGACGTAAAAAAACGCGCCGTTTTCAAGGCGTTCAAAAATTAGCCGGGAGCGTTCGAGCAGGCGATGCTGGACGTAAATCTTCTGCTCTTGGTCGCGGCTGAAAGCCACGTCGAGGCGGTCGAGTGTGCCGCGTTTGAGGTGATTGAGCCACTCGGTTTGGTAGAGAAAATCCGTCTCGAAATGCGGGTTTCCGAAGAACAACCAGTTTTTACCGGAGCTGCCGCGTTCTGAGCGCTCTTCCACAAAAGCCCGGAATGGCGCCACGCCCGTGCCCGGCCCGACCATGATGATGTCCGCCGAATCGTCGGCGGGCAGTTTGAAATATTCGTTGTGTTCGACAAAAACCGGCGCTGGTTCGTCCGCTAAAACCCTGTCAGTCAGGAAAGTAGAGGCCACACCCTGATGCGGGCGACCGTCGAAATCGTAGCGCACCGCCGCCACTGTCAGGTGCGCCTCGTCGGGATGCGCAGCTAGGCTGGAAGCGATGGAATAAAGGCGCGGCGGCATTTTTCGGAGAAAACCGAGCAGGATTTCTTCCGTCAGGTTTGCCGGAAATTCACGCAGCAAATCGGCCACATTGCGCCCCCAAAAGAATCGTTTGAGCGCGGCAGGGTCGTTGGGCAAGGTTTTGAGCGAAATATTTTTCGTTGCGTCAGCAAATTTGTCGAGCAGGTCGCGGGTCAAAACGGAGAGTTCGACCTCGCGAAGAATTTCCCGGAGCGGCGCTTCTTTTTCGTTGAAAATCAAAATTTTGTCGCCGTTTAACTTCGCAGCAGCAAGCACTTCCTCTACGAGTGAGTCGGAATTTTTGGGAAAAATGCCGAGCGAGTCGCCGGGTTCGTAAGTCAGGCCGGAGCCTTCGAGCGAAAGTTCCAGATGCCAGGTTTCTTTTTGCGAACCGCGTCCGTTGAGTTGGATTTTCTCCAGAATCGGCGCAGCGAAGGGGCGTTTGCGGTCGTGTTTTGGAGTAGTCAGGCGGTGACTCAAAGTCACCGCCTGACTTACGCCGTTCGCAGTGACCGGGTGACTTGAAGTCACCCGGTCACTCTGGCTTTGTGTCTCCAACTTTTTCAAAACCGCCTCTGTCCACACCTCCACCGTTTCTTCAAAATCCACGTCACAGTCGGCGCGTTCGGCAAGGCGAGTGGCGCCAAGTGCCTGAAAACGAGCGTCAAACTCTTTTCCCGTCTGGCAAAACTGGAGGTAACTTTTGTCCCCCAAGCCGCACACGGCGAATCGCAACCCGTCCAATTTCGGCGCACGCGGACCGAGCAGCCAGCGGTGAAATTCCTCAGCAGATACGGGCGGGTCGCCTTCACCCTGCGTGCTCACCACGAGCAGAACAATTTTTTCGTCTTTCAAATTTTTGGTCGGGTAGTCGTTCAAATCGGCGACGGCGACTTCCCAGCCCTGCTCACGAACACGAGCGGCGACTTTGTTTGCCACTTTTTTGCTGTTGCCAGTTTGCGACCCGAAGAGGACGGTGACTTTTTCGGTCGTGTTCCCCGACTGTTGGATTGGCGCCAAATCGCTGACAGCAGCAGGATTGCCAGCCAAAGCCCTGACTTCGGCGGGTTGATGGCGAGCAATGGCGAGGCCATAGAGAAAGCCGCTCAGCCAGAGTTGTTGTTCGGGCGAGTGGTCGGCGCTGAGTTTGCGGAGCAGGTCGTCCTGAAAGCCGACAGGCGGTTGCGGGAGTGTCGCGGTCATGGATTTTGAATTGAAGATGAGAGAGTTAGAAGAGGGGTTGAAAAAGGTTGAGGTTGAATGCCACGTTTACGAAACTTTTTGAAGTTTCGTAAACGTGGTCTCGTCCAGCGTGTAGTTGTTTTGAAACCTGTGTCGCACCACCTCCCCAATCACAATCACGGCCGGGCTTCTAATGCCCGATTCCTGCACTTTTTCGACGATGTCGGCGACCGTTCCGAAGACTTCTCGCTGGGTTGGCAAAGTGGCGTTTTGAATCACGGCTACGGGCATATCGGTTTTCCCAGCAGTCATAAAGGCCAGCGTGATGTCGGCGATTTTTGCGATGCCCATGAGGACAACGATGGTCGCATCGGAGTCGGCAGCGGTAAAAATTTCGGGATTCAAATCGCCCGTATCGGTGGTGGCGGTCAACGCCCAAAAACCCCGGCTCGCGCCGCGCGTCGTGACAGCGATGCCCGCCGCGCCCGCTCCGGCTATGGCGCTCGATACACCGGGGATATATTCCACCGGAATGCCCTGGCTTTGAGCGTATTGCATTTCTTCCAACCCACGCCCGAACACGAATGGGTCGCCGCCTTTGAGCCGCACGACATGGCCACAGCAATGGGCATAAGCCACGATGCGCTCGTTGATTTCTTCCTGCGTGAAGGCTTTTTCGCCACGCCGCTTGCCGACATACACTTTCGCCGCGCTGGGCGAGGCGTAGCTCAACAATTCTTCATTGACCAAAGCATCATACAGCACAGCGTCGGCGCTTTGCAAAGCCTTGACGGCTTTCAAGGTGATGTGTTCGGGGTCGCCGATGCCTGCGCCGACGACGCTGAGGCGGGGCTGGATATTTTTCTGAACAGGCTGGCTGATGATGGTGCCGCGTTCGTTGATGAGTTGAAAACCAATGAGATGGGACATGATGTTTTTATTTTTTTGACAGGATTATCATGATTTACAAGATTGTTTTTTGTCGCGATTTTTTGTCATCCTGTAAGGATCTGTCCGCTCGTAGTTTGCTCTCGCGACGTGGACAGATTCCTACGGAATGACAAAGAATCTGGCGCGTGGAGCATCCCTGCCGCGACGGTGTCGAAGGTGTTTGCATTAATCAAAATCAGGCCGCCGGTGGCGCGGTTTTTCTTGTAAGCGTCGAACACGAGCGGCTGAGCAGTACGGAGCCGGACTTGGGCGATGTCGTTGAGTTTCAGTTGTTCGGCAGGTTGCTGCTCAAACGTGTGTACGTCGGTGCGGTGGCGAATTTCCCTGACGATGGCCTTGACGGTAGCGGCATTGTGACGCAGCAAGTAGCGGTCGCCGACTTGTAGCGGGCGCTCGCTCATCCAGCAGATGCCGAGTTCAATGTCTTGGCTTACAGCGGGTTGCGCGTCTTCGAGGCGCACAATCGAGTCGCCGCGCGAGATGTCAATATCATCTTCCAAATGCAGGACGACAGGCTGCGGCGCAAAGGCTTCTTCGACTTCTTGCTGGTGGACTTCGATGGCCTTGATAGTGGTCTCGATGCCTGCCGGCAACACTCGCACCCGGTCTCCTTTTTTGAAAAAACCGCTGCGAATCGCCCCCGCATAGGCCCGGTAATCGTGCAATTCTTCCATGCGCGGACGGATGACGTATTGTACCTGAAAACGCGCTTCGTCTTCCGGCAAATCGTGGCTCAGTTCGACGGTTTCCAAATGTTCGAGCAATGTCGGCCCCTCGTACCAAGTCGTGTTTTGCGAACGGCTCACGACGTTGTCGCCGACGTAGGCACTGATTGGGATGAACAAAACTTCTTGCAAATCAAGTTTTTGTGCCAGTTTTTGATAGTCGGCGGCGATGCGGTAAAATGCCTCTTCTTCATAGCCAACCAAGTCCATTTTGTTCACGGCCACCACGATGTGGGGGATGCCCATGAGCGACGCGACGAGGCTGTGGCGGTGGGTTTGCTCCACCACGCCGTGTCGTGCGTCAATCAGGATGATGGCGAGGTCAGCGTTGCTCGCCCCGGTCACCATGTTGCGGGTGTATTGAACGTGACCCGGCGCGTCGGCGATGATGAATTTTCGGCGCGGGGTGTTGAAATACTTGTAAGCCACATCAATCGTAATGCCCTGCTCGCGCTCGGCGCGGAGGCCGTCGGTGAGCAACGAGAGGTCGAGTTCGCCGTCGGGCTTGTTGCGGCTTTGGCGTTCGAGCGTGTGCAGGATGTCGTGCGAAACGGCCTTCGAGTCGTAGAGTAAGCGACCGATTAAGGTGCTTTTGCCGTCGTCCACGGAGCCTGCGGTTATGAATCGTAGAATGTTCATTGTCAAATTGTTGTACGCCGGAATGCTGTTCCGGCTTTGATTTATTCATTGGATTCGCCGGAACAGCGTTCCGGTGTGCAGTTAGAAATACCCGTTCTTTTTCCGGTCTTCCATGGCGGCCTCAGAGAGTCTGTCGTCCAACCTTGTCGCGCCGCGTTCGGAAATTTTTGTTGTCAAAATGTCTTGAATAATGTCATCTACCGTTGTGGCTAGGCTCTCAACAGCGGCGGTACAAGTGGCATCGCCGACGGTGCGGAAGCGTACGTCGCGGACGGTGATTTCATCTTCCGGGTCGAGGCGGATGTGTTCGGTAACGGCGAGCAATTGGCCGCCAGGAGTGACTACGAGGTCGCGGGAATGGGAAAAATAAATCTCTGGCAGTTCGATACCCTCGCGGCGGATGTAGTTCCACACGTCGAGTTCCGTCCAGTTGGAAATCGGAAACACGCGCACGTTCTCGCCTTTGCGAATGGCGCCGTTGTAAATGTCCCAGAGTTCGGGGCGCTGACGTTTTGGGTCCCAAGCGCCGAACTCGTCGCGTATGCTGAAAATGCGTTCTTTGGCGCGGGCTTTTTCCTCATCGCGTCGTGCGCCACCGATGCAGGCATCAAATTCAAACTCCTCAATCGTTTCCAATAAAGTATTGGCTTGCAGCGCGTTGCGGCTGGGATATTTGCCTGTTCCGTCGGTCAAGCCTTGCCGCCGAATCGTATCCTCTACTTTTCGGACGATGAGTTTTTCTCCCAACTGTGCTGCCAAACGGTCGCGGTATTCGATGACTTCCCGGAAATTGTGACCTGTGTCAATATGCACCAATGGGAACGGAAACTTGCCAGGGCGAAAGGCTTTTTCGGCCAGACGCACGAGCGTGATGGAGTCCTTTCCTCCTGAAAAAAGTAAGGCGGGCCGCTCGAATTGACCAGCGACTTCGCGCAAGATGTGGATGGCTTGGGCTTCTAAATTATCAAGATAATCAAAGCGTTTTGACATATTTTTCAGCAAGCCGAAATGATATTCCGGCAAGTATTTAGTTTGAGTTTCAGAATCAATCATGCCGGAATACCTTTCCGGCCTACATCGTGGAGGCCGCATTCTTTTTTGGAAGCATCCTCCCACCACCAGCGACCGGCACGAAAATCCTCCCCCTCGCGGATGGCGCGAGTGCAGGGAGCGCAGCCGATGCTGACAAAACCCTTGTCGTGCAGGGGGTTGTAGGGAATGTTGTGCTCGCGCACGAAGTCGCGCACTTGTTGGAAAGTCCAGTCGAAGAGTGGGTGGAATTTGAAAAGTTGGTGTGGTTCATCCCATTCGAGGGAAGTCATGTTGTGGCGGTTGGGCGATTGTTCGGCGCGGATGCCAGTGACCCAGAGGTGTTGCCCTTTCAAAGCCCGGCTGAGCGGCTCCACTTTGCGGATGTGGCAACATTCCTTGCGGTTTTCGACGGAGTGGTAGAAACTGTTGGGGCCTTTTTCGGCCAATAGCGTTTCGACGGCGGCGGCTTGAGGGTAAAAAACCTCGATGGGTTGTTGGTAGCGTTCGAGGGTACGCGCCCATGTGGAGTAAGTTTCCTGAAAATTGCGTCCCGTGTCGAGGGTGAAAACGCGAATCGGGAGTTTGTTCGTAAAAATCAGGTGCGCGACGACTTGGTCTTCGATACCAAAACTGGTGCTGAACACGGCCCGGCCGGCGAACTGTTCGGCCAGAAAAGCCAGCGATTCGAGCGGACTTCGCTTTCGCAAATTGGATTCGATGTCTGGGAGTTTGTGTGTTGAATTTAGCATGGGACGGGTGTTTTTTTTTGACAGGATTCACATGATTGACAGGATATTATCTTTTTGAAATGCAAGTTTTTAAAACCTGTTTGTCATGTAAATCCTGTCAAAACAAAAAGCCCCTCGGTGTGCGTACACCGAAGGGCTTTTATGCTGAAATGTGTTTTTGTCAAACTTGGATTTTGTTCGCCAAAAATGCATCGCAGCCGCTTCGGGTGACCGGAGTGGGACAGCAACAGCAACAACAAATGGCGAATTGCAAGGCGTTGAAATTCATGCGATGTAAAATTGAGAATTTGTTGAAAACGAACAACAAACAACCGTCAACGAGCACGACACGTTTGCTAAACCTTGCAGGTTTGGTAAACGTGCTCATACGGTGTTCAAGATTTTGCCAATTCCGGCTGCACTTCTTCCAAATAGGCCAAAATACCGCCTTTCAAATTGTACAGATTGTCGAAACCAAATTTGTCTTCCAACTCCCGAATGGCTTTGGCGCTGCGCACGCCTGAACGGCAATGCACGACAACTTTTGTGTCTTTTTCAAAACGAGCGGCGTTTGCGGCAACCGTGGCGAGCGGAATCAATTCGGCGCCGATGTTCGCGGCTTCGTATTCGTGTGGTTCACGCACGTCAATCAACTGGTATTTCTCGCCGAGCGTTTGCCATTGCAAAAATTCCTGTACGGTGATTTCTTTCACCGGGCGCTCCACGACTTTCATCCCGCAAAACATTTCGTAGTCAATGAGTTGCGTGATGGTCGGATTTTTCCCGTTGATGGGATTGTCGTCGCGGCGTTTGATTTTGAAGGTGCGGGTTTCAAAATTTAAAGCGTCAAAAATGAAGAAACGACCACTCAACGGCTCTCCTACCCCCGTGATAACTTTGATGACTTCGCTGGCCTGCATACTGCCGATGATGCCGGGCAAAACGCCCAAAACCCCGCCCTCTGCGCAGCTCGGCACCAAACCCGGCGGCGGCGGTGTGGGATAGAGGTCGCGGTAGTTTGGCCCCCACTCCCCTGCGGCGTTGCGATAGTTGAACACCGACACCTGCCCTTCAAACTGGAAAATGGACGCATAAACGTTTGTTTTTCCGAGCAATACGCAAGCATCGTTCACGAGGTAGCGCGTCGGAAAATTGTCCGTGCCGTCGGCCACCACGTCGTAGTCCTTGACGAGGTCGAGGGCGTTTTGAGAGTTGATGAGCGTGTCGTACACGTTGATTTGAATGTGTGGGTTCAAGGCTTCAAGGCGACGTTTGGCGGCTTCGACTTTGGGTTGGCCGACTGATTCCACGCCGAACAAGACCTGGCGTTGCAGGTTGCTGTCGTCCACGCGGTCGAAGTCCACGATACCGATGGTGCCGACGCCCGCTGCTGCGAGATAGAGCAACACAGGACTACCGAGGCCACCCGAACCGATGACCAAAACTTTGGCGGCTTTGAGTTTTTGCTGGGCTTCGAGGCCAAATTCCGGGATGATGATGTGGCGGTTGTAACGCGCCAGCTCTGGTTTTGAAAATTGAATTGCTGTATGAGACGGCATTGTTTTTTGCTTTTAAAGTTTTGAAAATGAAGAGTGTTGAGGGGTTGAGATGGTCGAAAAATCGGCACTCAACCCCTTAAATTTTTAGCCTCCGGCAATCGCAGGCACGATACTCACGACCGTGCCTGCCTGCAAAGGCGTTTTGCCCTCCTGCAAGTCGCGGATATCGTCCTCACCGATGAAGATGTTGAGAAAAGTGCGAATCTGGCCTCCCTCGTCGAACAGGTGTTTTTTGAGGTCGGGATAATTTGCCGAAAGGTCGAGCAAGGCTTCTTCGACGGTGCCAGCCGAGATGTCCAACTTGGCTGTGTTGTTGGTGAATTTGCGCAAAGGCGTGGGAATGATGACGGTTGCCATAATTTTATTTGCTTGGTTGATAAAAGTTGATGAGGGTTGATGAGGGTTGATGAAGGTTGATGAGGGTTGATGAGGGTTGATGAAGGTTGATGAGGGTTGATGAGGGTTGATGAGGGTTGATGAGGGTTGATAAAGGTTGATGAGGGTTGATGAAGGTTGATGAGGGTTGATGAGGGTTGATAAAGGTTGATGAGGGTTGATGAGGGTTGATGAAGGTTGATGAGGGTTGATAAAGGTTGATGGTCAACATAATAAGAGAGTGTTCAGAAAACTGTGTCATCCCAAGGGAGACGATAAGAAAACACAGAGGCACGAAGGGCACAGAGTTTTGGTTTTCAATAATTTACATTCCCTTAAGCGCGGCGTGTATTGCGTAAAAAGAAAACATCCGGTATGTTTTGACACACTTTTCTGAACACTCTCCATAATAAACCTTTATCAACCTTCATCAACCCTCATCAACCCTCATCAACCTTCATCAACCCTCATCAACCTTCATCAACCCTCATCAACCCTCATCAACCTTTATCAACCCTCATCAACCACTAATTCGTTGATGGTTTCTTCTTCAAATTGCTGGTCGTCGTTCAGCCGCCACGAGCGGGTGTGGTCAATTGCTCCATTCTGCACAGAAACAATAAGATAGGAGAAAAACGGCTGCGCGGCGACGCGGTCGTGTTCGGATGGGATGGCCGGATGGTTTGGGTGCGAATGATAGACGGCCAAGAGCGTTTGGCCTGTTTTTTCGGCATAACGTTCGGCTTTGAGGTAGTCTTTGGGGGCGATTTCAAAGCGGCGGCGCTTGTCGCCTTCTTTGGCGTTGTTGACCACCAAAATATCCGTCAAAACGCGGTCGCCGCCTTCTTCTTTGCCAAACAAAAAGCCGCAGCACTCGTCAGGGAAGGCCTGTATGGCATCGTCCAGCATCATTTGTTCGATGTTCGGTTCGATTTGTAACATAGTCATTGAGAGAAATTTAGGTCATTGGGAGTGATTTTTTAGGTCATACGTTTACTAAACCTCCAAAGGTTTAGTAAACGTGGACAAGTGTTTTTAAAAGAGTTTTTTGATGACTTCGCCGTATTTGTCGGCGTTGTCGGGCAAAATGGTGAAGACCGTCCCGGTCTCCAATTTTTCGGCAACTTTGATAGCGCCAGCCAAATTGGCCGCCGACGAGGGGCTGAGCAACAAGCCTTCGTGTTGTTTGGCGGCTTTGATGATTTCGTAGGCTTCGGTGGTGTCAATTTCGAGAAACTCGTCGGCCAAGTTTTTATCGTAAATGCCCGGCACCACCGCCGTCTCCAAATGTTTCCAGCCTTCCAAACCATGCAAAGCCGAGTCCGGCTGCAATGCGACCAACTGAATATCAGGATTCAACTCTTTCAGCCGTCGGCCAGTGCCAGTGAAAGTCCCGGTTGTACCCAAGCCTGCCACGAAATGTGTGACTTGCGGGAAAGACTCAAAAATTTCCAGTGCCGTTTGCTGGTAGTGTGCCTTCCAGTTGTTGTCGTTTTTGTATTGGTCGGCGTAGAAATAAAGGTCGGGGCGCTCGGTCGCCAGTTCGCGGGCGACTTCCTGTGCGCCGTCGGTTCCTTCAAATTTTGAGGTAAAAATGATTTCTGCGCCCAACGATTGCAGGATGGTTTTGCGCTCCGGCGAGGCATTTTCCGGTAGGCAAAGTGCTACCCGCAAACCCAGTTCTTTGGCGATGGCCGCGTAAGCGATGCCCGTGTTGCCACTCGTCGCATCCAGCAGGATTTTGCCGCGATGCAAGTCGCCGTTTTGCACCGCCGCTCGGATGATATTGAACGCCGCCCGTGCTTTCACGCTGCCGGATAGTTGTTCCCACTCTTTTTTGGCGTAAATCCGAGCGCCTTTTTGGGAAAACAAGCCGCTTATATGGTGAACGGGCGTGTTGCCAATCTTCTGTCCCACTTGCCGCAAGCGGGAAAGCAAATCAATGTCGGCCTGAATTAAGTGTTCGATGTACATTGATAAAAGTTGATGAGGGTTGATGAGGGTTGATGAGGGTTGATGGGGGTTGATGGGGGTTGATGAGGGTCGATGAGGGTTGATGAGGGTTGATGAGGGTTGATGAGGGTTGATGAGGGTTGATGAGGGTCGATGAGGGTTGATGAGGGTTGATGAGGGTTGATGAGGGTTGATGAGGGTCGATGAGGGTCGATGAGGGTTGATGAGGGTTGATGAGGGTTGATGAGGGTTGATGAGGGTTGATGAGGGTTGATGAGGGTTGATGAGGGTTGATGAGGGTTGATGAGGGTTGATGAGGGTTGATGAGGGTTGATGAGGGTTGATAATCAACTTTAAAGGCCCGTATAAACAAAAAAACAAAAGCCCTACGGCTCGATACCGAAGGGCTTTGCGCAATTCTCTTTTTGAACACAGGGTCATGTCTGTACTCCCGTCAGCCCAAAAGTCATCGCAGCCGCTTCGGTATTCCGAGCAGGACAGCAACAACAGCAACAACAAGTGGCCGATAAAAACGAGTGCATGACTATGTTGAGTTTTTTAATGACCTTTTTTAATGACCCTTAATGACCTTTCTTAATGACCCTTAATGACCTTTTTTAATCCTGCAAATCAGGCTGCGGGGTGTAGCGCAAGTAAGGTTTCACGATGTTGACCCCTTTCGGGAATTTTTTGATGGCATCTTCCGTCGAGACGGCTGGCACCACAATCACATCTTCGCCGCGTTGCCAGTCAGCGGGTGTTGCGACGCTGTAATTGGCCGTGAGTTGAAGTGAGTCCAGTACGCGAAGCACCTCGTGGAAATTGCGTCCCGTCGAGGCTGGGTAAGTGATGGTCAATTTCACTTTTTTGTCCGGGCCGATGATAAACAGCGAGCGGACTGTAAAGTTTTCGGAAGAATTTGGGTGAATCATGCCGTAGAGGTCAGCTACTTTGCGGTCGGGGTCGGCGATAATAGGAAAGTTGACGGTTGTGTTTTGGGTCTCGTTGATGTCTTTCACCCAGCCTTCGTGTTTGTCGAGCGGGTCCACGCTCACGGCGAGCACTTTGGTGTTGCGGCGGCGGAACTCCTCTTGGAGATGTGCCGTTTTGCCGAGTTCTGTGGTGCAGACGGGGGTGTAGTCGGCAGGATGGGAGAACAGGATGCCCCAACCGTCGCCGAGGTATTCGTAAAAGTCAACTTCTCCGGCGGTGGTTTGGGCTTTGAAGTTGGGGGCGATGTCGCCAAGTCGTAAACTCATGGTTGATGGTAGATTTAGTTATGGTAGTGGTGAAAAAAATAGCCCTCCGGCATTTAGCGCGCCGGAGGGCTGTCTGATAAAACTTGTTGGGAGAAAATTTATGTCCTGATGAATTTCAACTAACAAGCCATCGTCGCTGCTCCGGCAGGCCGGGGACAACAGCAACA
This genomic interval from Saprospiraceae bacterium contains the following:
- a CDS encoding pyridoxal-phosphate dependent enzyme, which codes for MIINPHQPSSTLINPHQPSSTLINPHQPSSTLINPHQPSSTLINPHRPSSTLINPHQPSSTLINPHRPSSTLINPHQPSSTLINPHRPSSTPINPHQPSSTLINPHQLLSMYIEHLIQADIDLLSRLRQVGQKIGNTPVHHISGLFSQKGARIYAKKEWEQLSGSVKARAAFNIIRAAVQNGDLHRGKILLDATSGNTGIAYAAIAKELGLRVALCLPENASPERKTILQSLGAEIIFTSKFEGTDGAQEVARELATERPDLYFYADQYKNDNNWKAHYQQTALEIFESFPQVTHFVAGLGTTGTFTGTGRRLKELNPDIQLVALQPDSALHGLEGWKHLETAVVPGIYDKNLADEFLEIDTTEAYEIIKAAKQHEGLLLSPSSAANLAGAIKVAEKLETGTVFTILPDNADKYGEVIKKLF
- a CDS encoding assimilatory sulfite reductase (NADPH) flavoprotein subunit, which encodes MTATLPQPPVGFQDDLLRKLSADHSPEQQLWLSGFLYGLAIARHQPAEVRALAGNPAAVSDLAPIQQSGNTTEKVTVLFGSQTGNSKKVANKVAARVREQGWEVAVADLNDYPTKNLKDEKIVLLVVSTQGEGDPPVSAEEFHRWLLGPRAPKLDGLRFAVCGLGDKSYLQFCQTGKEFDARFQALGATRLAERADCDVDFEETVEVWTEAVLKKLETQSQSDRVTSSHPVTANGVSQAVTLSHRLTTPKHDRKRPFAAPILEKIQLNGRGSQKETWHLELSLEGSGLTYEPGDSLGIFPKNSDSLVEEVLAAAKLNGDKILIFNEKEAPLREILREVELSVLTRDLLDKFADATKNISLKTLPNDPAALKRFFWGRNVADLLREFPANLTEEILLGFLRKMPPRLYSIASSLAAHPDEAHLTVAAVRYDFDGRPHQGVASTFLTDRVLADEPAPVFVEHNEYFKLPADDSADIIMVGPGTGVAPFRAFVEERSERGSSGKNWLFFGNPHFETDFLYQTEWLNHLKRGTLDRLDVAFSRDQEQKIYVQHRLLERSRLIFERLENGAFFYVCGDKDRMAHDVQNAVLQIIEKESGRDADFAAEYLKGLKKQRRYLEDVY
- the cobA gene encoding uroporphyrinogen-III C-methyltransferase yields the protein MSHLIGFQLINERGTIISQPVQKNIQPRLSVVGAGIGDPEHITLKAVKALQSADAVLYDALVNEELLSYASPSAAKVYVGKRRGEKAFTQEEINERIVAYAHCCGHVVRLKGGDPFVFGRGLEEMQYAQSQGIPVEYIPGVSSAIAGAGAAGIAVTTRGASRGFWALTATTDTGDLNPEIFTAADSDATIVVLMGIAKIADITLAFMTAGKTDMPVAVIQNATLPTQREVFGTVADIVEKVQESGIRSPAVIVIGEVVRHRFQNNYTLDETTFTKLQKVS
- a CDS encoding phosphoadenylyl-sulfate reductase, with protein sequence MLNSTHKLPDIESNLRKRSPLESLAFLAEQFAGRAVFSTSFGIEDQVVAHLIFTNKLPIRVFTLDTGRNFQETYSTWARTLERYQQPIEVFYPQAAAVETLLAEKGPNSFYHSVENRKECCHIRKVEPLSRALKGQHLWVTGIRAEQSPNRHNMTSLEWDEPHQLFKFHPLFDWTFQQVRDFVREHNIPYNPLHDKGFVSIGCAPCTRAIREGEDFRAGRWWWEDASKKECGLHDVGRKGIPA
- a CDS encoding peroxiredoxin, which translates into the protein MSLRLGDIAPNFKAQTTAGEVDFYEYLGDGWGILFSHPADYTPVCTTELGKTAHLQEEFRRRNTKVLAVSVDPLDKHEGWVKDINETQNTTVNFPIIADPDRKVADLYGMIHPNSSENFTVRSLFIIGPDKKVKLTITYPASTGRNFHEVLRVLDSLQLTANYSVATPADWQRGEDVIVVPAVSTEDAIKKFPKGVNIVKPYLRYTPQPDLQD
- a CDS encoding M67 family metallopeptidase; amino-acid sequence: MLQIEPNIEQMMLDDAIQAFPDECCGFLFGKEEGGDRVLTDILVVNNAKEGDKRRRFEIAPKDYLKAERYAEKTGQTLLAVYHSHPNHPAIPSEHDRVAAQPFFSYLIVSVQNGAIDHTRSWRLNDDQQFEEETINELVVDEG
- the moeB gene encoding molybdopterin-synthase adenylyltransferase MoeB produces the protein MPSHTAIQFSKPELARYNRHIIIPEFGLEAQQKLKAAKVLVIGSGGLGSPVLLYLAAAGVGTIGIVDFDRVDDSNLQRQVLFGVESVGQPKVEAAKRRLEALNPHIQINVYDTLINSQNALDLVKDYDVVADGTDNFPTRYLVNDACVLLGKTNVYASIFQFEGQVSVFNYRNAAGEWGPNYRDLYPTPPPPGLVPSCAEGGVLGVLPGIIGSMQASEVIKVITGVGEPLSGRFFIFDALNFETRTFKIKRRDDNPINGKNPTITQLIDYEMFCGMKVVERPVKEITVQEFLQWQTLGEKYQLIDVREPHEYEAANIGAELIPLATVAANAARFEKDTKVVVHCRSGVRSAKAIRELEDKFGFDNLYNLKGGILAYLEEVQPELAKS
- a CDS encoding GTP-binding protein, which encodes MNILRFITAGSVDDGKSTLIGRLLYDSKAVSHDILHTLERQSRNKPDGELDLSLLTDGLRAEREQGITIDVAYKYFNTPRRKFIIADAPGHVQYTRNMVTGASNADLAIILIDARHGVVEQTHRHSLVASLMGIPHIVVAVNKMDLVGYEEEAFYRIAADYQKLAQKLDLQEVLFIPISAYVGDNVVSRSQNTTWYEGPTLLEHLETVELSHDLPEDEARFQVQYVIRPRMEELHDYRAYAGAIRSGFFKKGDRVRVLPAGIETTIKAIEVHQQEVEEAFAPQPVVLHLEDDIDISRGDSIVRLEDAQPAVSQDIELGICWMSERPLQVGDRYLLRHNAATVKAIVREIRHRTDVHTFEQQPAEQLKLNDIAQVRLRTAQPLVFDAYKKNRATGGLILINANTFDTVAAGMLHAPDSLSFRRNLSTSREQTTSGQILTG
- the cysD gene encoding sulfate adenylyltransferase subunit CysD, coding for MSKRFDYLDNLEAQAIHILREVAGQFERPALLFSGGKDSITLVRLAEKAFRPGKFPFPLVHIDTGHNFREVIEYRDRLAAQLGEKLIVRKVEDTIRRQGLTDGTGKYPSRNALQANTLLETIEEFEFDACIGGARRDEEKARAKERIFSIRDEFGAWDPKRQRPELWDIYNGAIRKGENVRVFPISNWTELDVWNYIRREGIELPEIYFSHSRDLVVTPGGQLLAVTEHIRLDPEDEITVRDVRFRTVGDATCTAAVESLATTVDDIIQDILTTKISERGATRLDDRLSEAAMEDRKKNGYF
- a CDS encoding MoaD/ThiS family protein, translating into MATVIIPTPLRKFTNNTAKLDISAGTVEEALLDLSANYPDLKKHLFDEGGQIRTFLNIFIGEDDIRDLQEGKTPLQAGTVVSIVPAIAGG